The Falco rusticolus isolate bFalRus1 chromosome 14, bFalRus1.pri, whole genome shotgun sequence sequence GTGCCTAGGGGAATACACTGCactgcagggagagggctgAGGTGTCTGCACCGTGTGCGGTACAGTGGGGAGTGTGCTACGGGCATCTATGTCCCAAACCAGGGCGCGTGGGACCGCTGGCTACCTGtgcaagcaggcagcagcaggttaGCTTTCCTCTTTGTCAGCCTCCTCCTTCTCATCTTCCTCATCTTTCTCCCCCTTGAGTTTTTGGCGAGCAAATTCCTCAATGACGATGTCCTCCTCACTGGAAAGGAGACCAGAGTGTGGTGAGCCCAGGAAAGGCGGCCACAGGGAGCCCGCAGTCTGGGTGCCCTAGATACACCACAGCAAAGAGGGTGAAATCCCTGCTGACACCAAAACGGTGCTCCTACTAGGGGACAGTTGTGGTGCTCGCCCTGGCCCCGTCACCCCACACACTGCAGGGAACAGTCAGGTCACTGTGAGCCATGGCCTGAATCGAAGACAGATAGCTGGCTCGACTGCAAGTGTGCGTGACCCGAGGAGCTGGGCTCTCGCCTGCAACTTTTGGCATTTTTCAAGACAGTATTTTGCAttgtcaagggaaaaaaagggaaggaaaagaaattaaagtggAGACAAAGAGATTAGTTACCTTCTTGCGAAAGGCAAGTGGTAGATGACATCGAGAGCCACAAAATGAAAAGTGGGGGAAGAAAACGGAAAGAGTCAGCAACACAGATTCCAAAATCTTGCGAATGTGAAACAGCTTGGCAAAATCTACAGAGCGCGATGGTGGGGACAGGCCAAGAGATTTCCTCCTCTAGAAGTTTAAAAATCCTTGCTGAGCTGGGAAACTGATAGGTTTTGGTGTGACAGCCTTGCAGTTGCATCCTGAGTTTCCAGGCCCCAAATCCCAGTGCTCGTGTCCCGTTGCAGGGTGTAACCAGACACAAAAACAGCATTTTGGGGCTTTGCAAGCCAgggccagctgcagggctggttgGCGGCTGTGGCTGCCAGGCACGGCTGCCAGGAATGGGTTTGGCATGCAGCAGCTTCCCGGAGGGAAGCAACCCCAGCTGTGGCTTCAGCTGGAATAAGCTCATGtggtgggaagaaaagaagggttTGGCACTGGAGAGCGTGCGGGGGCACAGGGCTGTGAccactgctgcttccagcagccAAGAGACCTCAGCGTGGGGCGTATGGGGACCAGGGCTATAGGGGACACTGAGTCCAGTGATGGCACTTGTGACTGGGTGACAGTCTGGCACTGCCGTCTGCTTCTGAGGGACAAGGTGAGGTCTGGGCttgcagcaggagaggctgctgtgtttgcagcaaGGGGAGTTGTAAAATAAGCCCTGAAAATTGGCAGAACATGTGCTGAGCCCAGCATGTGAGTCCTCCGAGCCTGTGACaatgctcctgctgcctgtgctgctgtgacaCAGGGCCTCAGGGCTTTGAGGCCTGGGTGATTTAATCCAAGGATGCAACCTTAAACTGGAATGGGGCATTGCGTCCATCTGCAATGGATCTGTAGGGTTTATGTCTTAGAGGAATAAGGAAACATCTCTTTACCTTGGCTTATCTGTAGTCCATTGATaagcacagcacagggaggCGAGGATTGTAAAAGAGACAGACATGCAGGTTAATACAGAAGGGATATTTCAACTAACACCTCTCTTTAATGCTCAGGTGTGTTTTTTGGAAAGAGAGACATTGGgatgggcagcagccagggcgctgcagggaggagagctgctcccGCACTGGTCCCGGACAGactgtggctgcagcacagccagagcagctctgccagtcccacagcccaggctgctgggcagagcagggcccTTTGCACAGAGATGGCTGCATCAGCATTGCTTTTACCAGTTTCCCTCTGAACAGGGACTGCTTTTTCCTGCCCTGCGTTTCGGCAGCATCCCAGGCACTACTTACCGTCTGCAGGCTTCGGGTGCATCAGGATGACAGGCAGCTCAACACCAACATCGCTGGAAGGAAAAGCACTTCTTTCAATAAATCCGCCCAGTGCCGTACCAtgctcagccccacaggcaGCCCCCCCCTTACCTGGAAGTGAGATCGCCCAGGatgctgtggcagcaggagagaagggaCAGAAATGAGccaaggcagaggaggggaggtgTTAGACTTCGCTTTACAATAAGGTAGAAGATGATTTATAATAGGGATGAAGGGCAGCGGTGATGGGGCTGGAGTCAGCAGCCCAGTGcccagctgccccacagcctgggGGAGCACGGCAGGGGTGAGGGGGCCCATGGCACGTGTCCCTCCATCATCTGCCCAGCAGTACAAGATCCCGCAGCACAGCCCAAGGGGACGGTCCCTGCCCACCACACCCGCAGAGCCTCACCCTCCTCGGGACACCACCAGGTTGACCTTCACTTTGTAGGACACCAGGATGCCCAGCACCTCCTTGTCCATGCCGGGTCTCAGGCTAGGAGAAAGGCAGAGTGGAGTGGtgaggcaggcagtgctgcccgCAGACCCTGTCTGCTACCCCCATGGCAGTCCCAGCACTGTCACCGTGCCCCATTTTGCATGGGGTCCGCTGTGGTTTGGCAGGAGAGGACAACACAACatggcagcagaagagagggaagggCAGGTCACTTGGCTGAAGCTACAGAGCAGTTTCCTGGAGGCCGCTCGAGCTGCCTGAGCTGGGATTTACTCCCAAGGTGAGACCcattgcagctctgcagggggtATGAGGGCTTTAGATGATGGTTGGGACTGGGAGGCTGTGTCTCTCCTATGAAATGGAGAGGTGGGGCTGTGGTCATGTCACAAATTCCCTACATTTTCCAGCTGGATGGTGTAGGCTCAGGCATCGGAGGTGTGGGGGACCCTGGGTGGGAGCCCAGAGCATCCTGAGCAGTGGGAAGCTGTTGGAGTTGGGGGAAGGCATGGGTCTGGCTGTGGTGGGGAACAGGGAGAGCCCACCCAGCTCTTACACGGTGGTGGAGGCCAGGTTGGTGTCCTCGTGCTTGAGCTTGCCATCAAGAGCGAGGCCTCGCTTCTCACGGTTGGCCGAGAGTGTGGGGGTGACAGAGTACGTTTTGGAGAAGGTAGAGTTGGCTGGCACGTTCTCGCTGGAAGGAGTGGGAGAGGATAGCTCAGAACCAGCACCAGCCtggtgggtgctcagcacctgaTGGGGGTGCTCAGCATAGCACCAGGCACCTGGGCAGACCTAAACCCCCCTGCCCTGCGCTCCCCACACAGCTGCCTGGGCTTGTTTCCTCCTTTCGTTCCCTTATACAACCACTTCTTTTTTCTAGCCCCTGCCTttgctccagccctgcttgtTCTCAGGGGTGCAGAGGCTGTGGCTGGCCTCCGAGATGCAAAGCAAGGAGAGGAAGCAGCCGTGCAGCTGCCCCCCAGGGACCTCCCCAGCTGACACCAGGTTTCTCTGCAGGGCATGGTGTCCACAGCCTTTCAGCTCCTCTCAGCTACTCTTCCAACCCTGATATTTTCACTGCCTGGTAGTGTAAAATCAtttttcccacctcctccccccatcattctctcctcctcctcctttctcttcctccctctggCCTCACTGCCATACCACCCCAGCCCCTTTTTACTTACTTTATCTCCTCGGTGCACACAGTCTTCATGTATTTATCCAGTGAGTAGAGAACCACGTCTGTGATCTGCTCAACTgagatcttaatttttttcacaatcTTGTTGGTGGTGTTATTGATGTTGACTGTCACATTGATGGGGTCTCCGTGGTAGTAGACCTGCAATGGGAAGAGGCTCAGTTCTGTGACCAGGTATcccagtccccatccctggggatgCATGTGATGGCATGAGCCCACGGACAGCCTCTGTACTGACCTCCTTATCCAGGGAAGCTTCGAGGTGCAGGGGCTTGTCAGACATCATGAATTGCCGGGTGGTTTCCGCCTTCGGAGCTGGCCCCATCTCTACAGGTGCATACTGGATCTTGCGGATGATGAGGCGCACTGAGTTCCTGTGCAGCAATAAACGGTCACCTCCAGTGCCCCCGGCAGGGATGTGTCAACATGTCTTTTGAGGACATCACAGTGTCTCTAGACAAAGGATGcaagctgcagcctgctcttAGGACATGGAGGGCACTGACATGGGGATCACTGCCCCTCTTTTGGGCAAAGTACCCCATCCAAGCGTGGCACAGGCTGACAGCAGGTCCTCAGCCCAACCCCTTAGATGGCCACCCCAAAATGATCACATGGTTTGGTTTTAGGGCCATGAAGCAGGAAAGGGATCCCCTGCAAATACCTCTTGTGAATTTTCTCCTCCAGATTTTCAGCACAAAATCCTTTGACCTCGAAGTCCACGCCACAGGCCTGAGGGGACACATAGAGTCACTAAGCAGGAGGGGCTCAGAGCTGCCTGAGGTTTAGGTTCATTCCCATCCTTCCTCCACTGCAACCCCGGAGATCTTGGTCCCAACTCCAGCCATTCCTCCTTCCCAACTCTCACCCCATGGGCCACATCCCCCATGAAAGAGAAGCAGCTCTTGTTTTTGGCACCCCACAACTTAACCCCCTGACTGGGGGAACAGCTCCAGGGGACATGGGTTGGGGACAGCAGCTCACCTTTCCCACATCGTCTGGTCCCGGCTGCAGGGTGACTGAGCAGGGCAGGTTGGTGGCAATCTGGGCAGaacagggaaagagagaaaaaagtaaataaagagTGTGCCCAGAGATGAGCCCTGGTGCACACCATGGAGGTGTGTGGTCAGGAAGGGCTGAGCAGCCCCTACCTCGAATGTGAAGGGGTAGGCATTCTCTCCAAGCTTCTTCATCAGCTTGTCCTGCAAAGGAGTGAGGGTTTTGGGTGCCTGGTCCGGCACTGGTGGGAAGATCTGGGTGGTCAGGACATAGATGTCCTTCCTGAAGGTCAACCCAATGACGTCGAGGTCGTCTCGGCCATAGCGAAAAGCGCAAGTCAGCGTCACATACACTTAAGCCAGATGGAAACGGAGGGCAGTGGGGTTAGGGGAAGGGTGAGATAAAGAAAAGGCACGGCAGGAAAGGGttgaataaaggaaagaaaaaaaccctatttcaGTAACTCTTCGGTAGATATATGACTCTTATCAGGACTTGGACCTCAAGCACTAAGTATAGAGTTAACACGATTCATTATGTCTTTCTGCAAGGCACAGGTAGCTTCAGAGCCAGtgccccaggcagaggaggtgggaaggaagaggCAGCCTTCCCCTCCCGGTCAGCTGCTGTGGCCCTGACTTACAACAAGCTGTAGACGCCCCATTGCAGCTTTAGCCTGACTACAGTCCCAGGCTGCTGGTGAGCTTTGCACCAGTTTCCATCCTTTCCGCTTATAACACGGGGTTTTCTGTATTAATaccttttctgtcctttagGTACTCCGGGTCAATCAGGCAGATGCCATCTGcagacaaacacaaaagaagGGCCAGTGAGCTCAGCTCCCCGGGAAGATCCtcacaaaaccacagcactttTTAAATTCAAGTAATCTGCTCATCAGCTGGGGAGGTGACCGAGGGGAGCTGCCGGTCAGGGGGATGGCGATGCCTCCTCCGGCATCTCcaccagcagtgtggccaggaTGTTTTGCAAAGGGACTTTGTCCCTTTCATCGCCATTTTTCTGTAAGGGTATTTGCAGGAAAATGAGACGTTTGCTCTTCTGGAGCTGCCCTTGATCTTCTCGCTCTAGCAGGATGCAGAGGtgagctgccaccagcccagggacCAGTCGCCCCAGCTGGTCACTGCCTGTGCTTCCCCCTCCGTGGTGAGCATGGCCCCACTCACCTACAGACTCCACTGAACTCACATGATCCACAAAGTCTCTCTTCCCCAGGTAGATGGATAGCTGCAGGCAGCACGTggtgaaaggaaagaacaaaacaggtTAGTGTTTGCCGTTGAACCGGCCAAAATTTTCAAGCCCTTAGTTATGTTGTGGAGCTCATTAACCCTGCTGTTAGCGTGTCAGATCAGACATCGCATTTAAAGTTCatataggatttttttcatttctattttgaaaagcaagcCCTGTGGTGGCATCATGGCAGGTATGGCAGGAATCAATCACATTTCAAAAGGAAGGGAAACCCAGCCTGCATCCCATCCTGTGGGCAGAGCCATGCCAGAGggaccccagcacagcctgcacctCTGGCTGACCCACACCCAGGGACGGGGCACATGGTCCCATCTCTGGCCTGCATGGACTCACCTTGCTGTTGGGGCTGGTCTTCTTGAACACCCTGCAGAGGAAACACAGACAGATAGGTTGGGAATGCCCTGGATAAGGCTGGATGTGGCACAGCCCgctcctggggcagggaggcagggggtggCCATTTGTCTCCCTGGGGCAAGGAGGTGAGGGCTTCCCTGCAAGCATGATGCATCTCCAAGAGCTATGCCAGGGCATGCATGGGATGTCCTGGCCTTGGGGAATTTGGTGTCCTGCAAAGTCAGAGCCAACCACCCCCCTGtctgcctgccccaggggaTGTCATGTTCCTGAGCTCAGCCTGTGACCATTGAGAGGGTGCATTCGCTGGCTGTGTCCTAAGGGCAAGGAAGAAAGCACcaacacacagaagaaaagagaaggtgCTTTGTTGGCTCCACGATGGCTCACTCCATCTCTCTATGGTGAGCTCATGTACCAGCTCAtgggggagccggggggctcgctttctccctcttctcctgccCTACAGCACCCTGCTccattgcaattaaaaaaaaaaaaagtgagagagaaaaagaaaaaaaaaagccacttacTTTGCTCCTTCTGCCATTTTAAGTCAGCAGTCACGCAGGCAGGGATCTGTGGGGAGAGATGGAGGGGAGGTGCTGGTGAggcgctggggaaggggcagctgctggccatCACCAGCCAGCGGGACAGAATCGTGCACATCCCAACAAACTGCAGAGCCCTTGGGCCACGGTGCTGCCGAGCCTCTCACCTCTCCCGAGCCTGGATGCTTGGGGttcagctggggctgcctgtCTTTGGGGTGGCACACaaggcacacagcagcagctggagacccCATGGGGCAGCCGAGCTGAGCAAGCCCCTTGCCCCTGGCCCAAAAGGTGGTGAAGAGGaggtggaagaggaaaagggagagtgATGCCCTAGGCAAGCAGGCTTCAGAAAATAGGAAGCAAGGGGTGACTCCCAAAGGAGCGAGTTCAAGGCTgggaaaggcaagaaaatgaacaaaagagCCTATGGAGTTTcagttttatgatttttcttttgtctgcagGGAATTTGCTGTCATGGCTTAATGGAAGGAACAGGCTTGTTTTGTCCCATCACTCTcaggagagcagggaaagcagcagcagaaaggtggAGGGCAGCTTAACCGCACCACGGACAGGGGGGTCTCAGGGTGCATGGTCCCAAGCCAcgtcccctgtccccagccctggctggcagcaccagAGCCGACCCTGGAGGTCAGTGCTGGTGGCCCTGCCCTCACGCcggggctgctcagccctgcccggctgtgctgcctctgtttTTCTTGCTCAAGTCTGGCATCCAGAATTAAACCTTAAATATCACGCTGATCACCAGCTGATTCGATGGGCTATTAGATGGGATGAGCTCAGCTTCTTAAAGTTAGGCAGCTCTGACATTAGCGGAGCTTAAGCCCAGGTAGGATTTTAAGCCCCAAGGGCACGTGGGCAGAGTTGCCTCTTTATGCAActgcagggaagctggggagaaagaagaaattggTATGAGGAGAGCAGATGATCCTCTTCCCCACAGGAAAACAAGGGATTAGTCCCAAACACAGGATCTTCGATGATCTCAGGTGCTGCGGGATGTGGAGTTCAGGCTTCCCACCCTGCAGGGTTTCTTGGGCACAGCAAGAGAAGGTGCAAAGGGAAGAGGAGCACAGTGGTGCCTCAGGCTCGGCCCTCTCCAGAGTCTGGGAACTGGGGACAAGGCGATGAAAGGTGGAGGAAAGCTGAACTCATCCTCTGCATCTCCCAGGCTCCAGAGAGGGGACTCCAACCTCTCCTGGCTTGGCTAAGCTCTCCCATGGTGCTACCAGACCGCTCCACCTGTGCCCACTGGCTCAGCCATGCTGGAATCCTTTTAGCCACGCTTTTCCCCCTTCAGCCCCAAACTCCCCCTCCTTCCAGGCACACCCCGGCACCAATGTCCGTGCCCCAAAGCTTCAATGAAACATCAGAATCTGTGCCGCAAagccctggcagggcccaggcAGCACTCACCTGGCAGGTGGATGGACACACAGACACTCgcctcttcctctcccagcACGTCCCACTGCCACCCAGTCACTACAGACTGCTCCCTGTCCTGCAGCTTCTTATACTCCTGCAGCGGTCCCTCCCCTGGCATCTGGTCGCACACGTTCGGCTTTGGAGATGCAGGGGGTGTGTGCACTGTGGGAGAGGTGCTTTTAGGAAGAATCCTATTAGTTTATTAACCAGGGAAGATGCTTCATGAGTAAGAGTGAGCTATAAATACGGCTGCCGCTGGAGCCCTGAGAAAGCAGCTTAGGGAGATTGGCAAAGTGGGCTTAGGGAGCAAGGTGATGTTAATTGAGGTGGAAGCTCTGCTCCCGGTGGGCAGGGGCACAGATTCCCACGCgggctctctgcagctgctcccacaggaagcagggctgggcCAGCACTGGGCACAAGGGCGGATGGAggtggcagagaggagggagggaaccTGCCTGGCTTTATCCCTCCCTGATGCACTTTGTGGATGCCTAACAGATGGACAGGAAGCACTGGCAGCTTTCTTGTGTGGCCAACATGTCCATGTGGGTGGTCACATAAAGGTGACCTGCTGTGGTCCCAGGGCACACAGGACAACACCTTGCTACAGGGATGCTGATGAACAAAGGCTGTATGCCTTTGCCGATAGGGCAAAGGCATATGGAAGGCTCAgcgctgcagcagcagcccccgcaCCAGGCTGTGCTTCCCCACCACCCCTCAGTGGTGGGACACAGACCTGCCAccatcccccagcaccccttgAGCAATCTGCTCAGCTCCGCATCATTTCATAACGCCTCAGGCTGGCCTCACCTGACCTGGTTAGCACATCATTAATTCAAGGTTTGCTGCTGCAAATAGAAACTGTTGAAGGCACATAGTGGGTTTGCCTTACGGTCCACCAGGAGAGAAGCACTCCCTACTGCCAtccttcctcagcagcagtCAGCACTTGGGATCCCCTCCCACAGGGGTGGCTGCAGGATGCTCGTGTGAATGCTGCCCCTGGGACAAGGCACAGACCCCGGggacagcccagggcagcctgtAAACTGCTCCAGCAAGATCCCACTCATCTTCCTCACCTCCAGCACCCCTCAAGCCCTTGCTTGCTCAGCCAGACCCTCTGCTTTGAGTACACGCTTGGCTCTGGCTTAACCCTCAGTGCTAAGCACTGAGATCAAGCTAACCCTGCTCATTACTGCACCTCCATCACAACACTGCCAGCAACCTCCTCCCAACACCCAAGATCAGCTCAATGACCTTTATTACCTGAGTACCAGCTCCTCCCAaatgcagcccagctgtgcccctgACCCCATGGGCCACTGGGAGCTACTGGGAGCCACGGCAGCACACCAGTCCCACCAGCCTCACTGCCCAGGGCTTTAGCTGTCAGCACATGTTGCCTGGGGCCAGGACTTGTGATCTCTTTAATTGCACACAGGAGAGCTGCTTAGTTTGCAGATTAACGGGTGCTATTTCTGCCAAGGTCAAGGGGACACGTGAACTGTGACCTTCCCACCAGGGGtagaagaggagaaggaggaggcagctgcaccTGGATGCCCGCTGCCCAGCTAGGGGGGAGGCCGGAGCAGCTTCCCCCAGCACCGTGCCTGGGATGCCTAATCCtgagctctctgcagctcttcGCTCTTCATTAGGCTTTTAATAAGGCCCACGAGACTAGTGCCACTCACAAGGGCCGTGGCAGAGCATGGTGAGGATGGAGAGCAGATTTCATTATGGGCAGCTTCAGCTCGGTTTAATGGGGTGGATTCATCCAGGGAGACCTTGCCCAAGTAGGAGGGCAGAtatttcccctccccaaaacagTGATGAGACAGACAGACCACATCCCTTCCTGCGCTCATGCCATGCTTTGAACCACGCTCTGGGGGAGGAAGCTAGGGGATGCAGCactgtgttaaaaataacaaaatgagagaggacttcttcctttttcctgtttaataATGACCAAAGGCTCCTCTCTTCTGCCTCATCccacccatccctgcaggtCCATGCGCTGTGTGAAGCACAGATCAAATGGCTGCTTCCAGCGGGGCAGGGCACCAGTGGACATGGGGCTGGTGGAGCACGTGGGGGCCCAGCTTCATTCCTGGCTCCAGATGGACAGTGTCCTGCAGGGTCCCGCCTCCCCAAGGACCAGCTGTGGGGCTTCCTGTGTCCTTCTGCTTCGGTGCCCTTGCCTGCAGGGTCTTCCCTCAAAGGGAGCCCGAGTGGAGCTGGAGCCACCTAGCAAGCTGGCACCAGTGAACCCATGTTGCCTTCCAAAATACAACTGttccccaggtgctggcagagctcccTGGGTGCTGGTGCATCTGGCAACATCCCAGCTCAGCCTTTGGCACTGTGCACCACAGACACCTTACGTAAATGCCCACGCTGCTGATTTTTCAAAGCCCCTCAGAGCTCCAGGGCTTCCTTCCCTGATCTGGATTAAGCGGCACAGATGGCATTAATCCGAAGCCAGGCACTTCTGCGGCTGTCGGGAATTATTGCCGTGCTGTTAAGTAACGGGAgagagcagtgccagcaggagTGGGTCTCTGACAGGACAGGGGTCTCCAGTGGGATGCATGTCCCTGTGGTGAGTGCTGGTGAGAGATGTAAccgctgctgctgtgcagcccgGAGCCACCAGCCTGAAATCAAGTAGGCTGCCCAACTTCTCAGTGTCCCAGCCACAGGTTCCTCTCGAGGCTGGTAGCCCAGGAGGAAACCTTGGCAGGGGCTTTTGGCATGTCTGCACcggtgggctggggcaggcatCGTGGGGCACGGACCCTTTGCTCAATGCTGCAAGGGTTGGCTCGTGGTGCCAAGGGTGGCAGCCAGCCGGCAGCGTGGCTCAGCATGGCATTCtatcctcatcctcctccagcAGGAGCCTCTGTTCCATCtccccccagagcagccctggtGCCCTCTGGGCACTCTGGCAGCAGACAATGGTGGCTGCTTATCTGTAATTAGTTGGAGCTAATTACCCtagcacagctccagccagccACATGCGCAGGGCCTGCTAGTGCCTTGCCACGAGGAGCAAAACCTCTGGATCTGCACCCAGGAGTTGTGGGGAACCCCGATGCTGTTTGCAGCACTGTCCTGCCTGGAAAAACCTCCCTCCTTCCCGACCCCTTCCCGGGAGCTCCTGAACCCTGCTTCCCTTCTGCCTGCAAGCAAGGCATGCACAGATGGGGGGACATGAACACCATCATGGGCGCCTGGCTCGTGTGGCCACCTGATGCCTGCAGCATCTCCATCACCACGCAGCCAGCAGCAAAAGTCAGAGCTCAGCCCCAATGCAGCAAGGTACCCAGTGGTGGGCAGCTCAGGcagcctgcccacagccccaAACACATTTCAGGGGCTTGCTGCTGTCCCACACGGCTGGCGGTCCATTCTCCCAGGGTCCTGCCCGAGGGATGGGGCTCTGTCCCCGCACCGCCCCTCGGCCCCGGAGAAGTCGAAcagtggggagcagggtggAGGCAGAGCCCCCACTCCAGGAcggctcctgcctgcaccctgccatGCTCAGCCCTGCGTGCTGCAGGCTTCCCCCTGTaacagggctggagcaggaggaggagcgAGGAGGCTGgtcctggcagcagggagagcagagcacagagaaagaggaagagcacAGCTAGCGCCGTGGTGCCGAGCAAGCGGCACGGGGCACCGAGCGAGTGGGCCTGGCTGGTGGGGCCAGGGAGCGGGGGTGCCTGCCGGTGGGGCCAGTGTGGGTGCTGCCTGAGTCCCTGCAGCCGCCCCGGCAGGCAGCGTGTGatgggcagggctgccagcgTGCCCAGCAGGAGGAAGCCCACAGCTGCCGGTGCAGCATCACAGCTCCGCTCTTGCTCGGCTGCACCCTGAAAACTCAACTTGCTGCCCACAGCATCCCGCAAGAGCTGCAGGAGCCTACAGTACATCTGTGAGGGACGGTGAGTGTGTGGGGAGAGATCTGGGCTCCCGCGTGCTGCTGGGACACCAGCATGGCCTGTCCTTGCCATGCACCAGGGCAGGATGgtggctctggggctggggcagcagcgtGGGGCCATCCTCCCATGGGCAAGATCCTTTTGCTGAGCTGTCCCTCTCTGCCCCCATGCACCCTGCAGGCTGGAACCTCTGTGATGAGCATCTGGACCCCCAGCCTGCACCAGCTGCCCCCCTGGTCT is a genomic window containing:
- the ARR3 gene encoding arrestin-C isoform X1: MAEGAKVFKKTSPNSKLSIYLGKRDFVDHVSSVESVDGICLIDPEYLKDRKVYVTLTCAFRYGRDDLDVIGLTFRKDIYVLTTQIFPPVPDQAPKTLTPLQDKLMKKLGENAYPFTFEIATNLPCSVTLQPGPDDVGKACGVDFEVKGFCAENLEEKIHKRNSVRLIIRKIQYAPVEMGPAPKAETTRQFMMSDKPLHLEASLDKEVYYHGDPINVTVNINNTTNKIVKKIKISVEQITDVVLYSLDKYMKTVCTEEINENVPANSTFSKTYSVTPTLSANREKRGLALDGKLKHEDTNLASTTVLRPGMDKEVLGILVSYKVKVNLVVSRGGILGDLTSSDVGVELPVILMHPKPADVRRTSSLRNLLAKNSRGRKMRKMRRRRLTKRKANLLLPACTGSQRSHAPWFGT
- the ARR3 gene encoding arrestin-C isoform X3, which codes for MAEGAKVFKKTSPNSKLSIYLGKRDFVDHVSSVESVDGICLIDPEYLKDRKVYVTLTCAFRYGRDDLDVIGLTFRKDIYVLTTQIFPPVPDQAPKTLTPLQDKLMKKLGENAYPFTFEIATNLPCSVTLQPGPDDVGKACGVDFEVKGFCAENLEEKIHKRNSVRLIIRKIQYAPVEMGPAPKAETTRQFMMSDKPLHLEASLDKEVYYHGDPINVTVNINNTTNKIVKKIKISVEQITDVVLYSLDKYMKTVCTEEINENVPANSTFSKTYSVTPTLSANREKRGLALDGKLKHEDTNLASTTVLRPGMDKEVLGILVSYKVKVNLVVSRGGILGDLTSSDVGVELPVILMHPKPADDKPSEEDIVIEEFARQKLKGEKDEEDEKEEADKEES
- the ARR3 gene encoding arrestin-C isoform X2; its protein translation is MAEGAKVFKKTSPNSKLSIYLGKRDFVDHVSSVESVDGICLIDPEYLKDRKVYVTLTCAFRYGRDDLDVIGLTFRKDIYVLTTQIFPPVPDQAPKTLTPLQDKLMKKLGENAYPFTFEIATNLPCSVTLQPGPDDVGKACGVDFEVKGFCAENLEEKIHKRNSVRLIIRKIQYAPVEMGPAPKAETTRQFMMSDKPLHLEASLDKEVYYHGDPINVTVNINNTTNKIVKKIKISVEQITDVVLYSLDKYMKTVCTEEINENVPANSTFSKTYSVTPTLSANREKRGLALDGKLKHEDTNLASTTVLRPGMDKEVLGILVSYKVKVNLVVSRGGILGDLTSSDVGVELPVILMHPKPADDKPRSEEDIVIEEFARQKLKGEKDEEDEKEEADKEES